A single genomic interval of Prochlorococcus marinus XMU1406 harbors:
- the secD gene encoding protein translocase subunit SecD produces the protein MKRRQGWLFFIIFLLTLSVYLLINYPLQLGLDLRGGSQLTLQIIKEEGKVTRDELEAVNSVIDKRVNNLGVSESNLQTLGGDQLILELPGEQNPYAASRVLGKTALLEFRTQKEGTSTDLKTLQLTRLRIKEFIEQYSSAEKSQYDDNFLQIIQDDLKKIEQELNYSSTSNDLNGKLIEIKKYVDKEITNLFNKTDLSGKDLINAGRRQEQTNSNWEVLLTFSNSGGEKFAEITKSIAGTNQLLAIILDGESISEASVGNQFANTGITGGSATISGNFSAENARELEVQLKGGSLPLPIEIVETNTIGALLGSNNILKSLYAAISGLIFVGIFMIFNYRVLGFVSVLSLVLYGFFNLALYSLIPVTLTLPGISGLILSIGMAVDANILIFERIREELYDGNTLTRSIDSGFQRANSSIIDGHITTLLSCFVLFLLGTNFVKGFAATLGIGVLISLFTSLNCSKTILRFFITYQSLRQKNLYLPRNNFSN, from the coding sequence ATGAAAAGAAGGCAAGGTTGGCTTTTCTTTATTATTTTTCTACTTACTTTATCTGTTTATCTATTAATCAATTATCCCTTACAGTTGGGATTGGATTTACGAGGGGGGTCTCAACTTACACTACAAATTATTAAAGAGGAAGGTAAGGTAACAAGGGATGAACTTGAAGCAGTTAATTCGGTTATAGATAAACGAGTTAATAATTTAGGGGTTTCCGAGTCTAACTTGCAAACCCTAGGTGGTGATCAATTGATTTTAGAATTACCTGGTGAACAAAATCCATATGCTGCTTCAAGGGTTTTAGGTAAGACTGCTTTATTAGAATTTAGAACCCAAAAAGAAGGAACATCTACAGATTTAAAAACCCTGCAACTAACTAGATTGAGAATTAAAGAATTTATTGAACAATATTCTTCTGCAGAAAAAAGTCAATATGATGATAATTTCTTACAAATTATTCAAGATGATCTTAAAAAGATAGAGCAAGAATTAAATTACTCATCTACTAGTAATGATTTAAATGGGAAGTTAATTGAAATTAAAAAGTATGTTGATAAAGAAATTACAAATTTATTTAATAAAACAGATTTATCTGGTAAGGATCTTATTAACGCAGGAAGGAGACAAGAACAAACAAATAGTAATTGGGAAGTTTTATTAACTTTTAGTAATTCAGGAGGTGAAAAGTTTGCAGAAATTACAAAGTCAATTGCTGGCACTAATCAACTATTGGCCATCATTCTAGATGGCGAATCAATAAGTGAAGCCAGTGTTGGTAATCAGTTTGCTAATACAGGGATTACAGGTGGATCAGCAACAATAAGCGGTAATTTTAGTGCTGAAAATGCCAGAGAATTAGAAGTTCAACTTAAAGGAGGTTCTTTGCCATTGCCAATTGAAATAGTAGAAACTAACACTATAGGGGCTCTGTTGGGATCCAATAATATTTTAAAAAGTCTTTATGCAGCTATTAGCGGATTAATATTTGTTGGTATATTTATGATTTTTAATTATAGAGTTTTAGGTTTTGTTTCAGTTCTTTCTTTAGTACTTTATGGTTTTTTTAACTTAGCCCTATATTCTTTAATTCCTGTAACTTTGACTTTACCTGGAATATCTGGGCTTATACTTAGCATTGGCATGGCTGTTGATGCAAATATTCTAATATTTGAGAGAATTAGAGAAGAATTATATGATGGTAATACTCTTACGAGATCTATTGATAGCGGTTTTCAAAGAGCTAATTCATCCATAATTGATGGCCATATTACAACTCTTCTAAGTTGTTTTGTATTGTTTTTATTAGGAACAAATTTTGTTAAAGGTTTTGCGGCAACATTAGGTATTGGAGTCTTAATAAGCTTGTTTACCTCATTAAATTGTTCTAAAACTATTTTGCGATTTTTTATAACATATCAATCTTTAAGACAAAAAAATCTCTATCTTCCAAGGAATAATTTTTCAAATTAA
- the rsmA gene encoding 16S rRNA (adenine(1518)-N(6)/adenine(1519)-N(6))-dimethyltransferase RsmA: MNSKNYHQKKRFGQHWLVNKKILEKIKEIADLNENDFILEIGPGKGALTSKLLDSEIKKLHAIELDKDLINLLNDKFNNNDKFSLQQGDILSVNLDSINKKITKVIANIPYNITGPILDIFIGRLGVIRNYNYTKIIFLMQKDVVDRILSKEGTSNTGALSIRMQLLSKIKKICDVPPSSFSPPPKVFSSLVVFEPIKNDLRLELSLEKYIDKLLRISFNSRRKMLKNTFNSIFSNEEINELSECSKVCFNLRPQDISIEQWIKLAENCIKIKK, translated from the coding sequence ATGAATTCTAAAAACTATCATCAAAAAAAAAGATTTGGACAACACTGGTTGGTAAATAAAAAAATATTAGAAAAAATTAAAGAAATTGCTGATCTTAACGAAAATGACTTTATTTTAGAAATTGGTCCAGGTAAAGGAGCTTTAACATCTAAGTTATTAGATTCTGAAATTAAAAAATTACATGCGATTGAATTAGATAAAGATTTAATAAATTTATTAAATGATAAATTCAATAATAATGATAAGTTTTCACTTCAGCAGGGAGATATTCTTTCTGTAAATTTAGATTCGATTAATAAGAAGATTACAAAAGTGATTGCAAATATTCCTTACAATATAACTGGCCCAATATTGGATATTTTCATAGGAAGATTGGGCGTTATAAGAAACTATAATTACACAAAAATAATTTTTTTAATGCAGAAAGATGTTGTAGATAGGATTTTATCAAAAGAAGGTACTTCCAATACTGGTGCGCTTAGTATAAGAATGCAACTCTTATCAAAAATAAAAAAAATTTGCGATGTACCGCCTTCATCATTTAGTCCCCCACCAAAAGTTTTTTCTTCTTTAGTAGTTTTCGAACCAATTAAAAATGATTTAAGATTGGAATTAAGTTTAGAAAAATATATAGATAAACTTCTTCGAATTTCATTTAATTCAAGAAGAAAAATGCTTAAAAATACTTTTAATTCAATATTTTCAAATGAAGAGATAAATGAATTATCTGAATGTTCAAAAGTTTGTTTTAATTTAAGACCACAAGATATTTCAATTGAACAATGGATTAAGCTTGCAGAAAATTGTATTAAAATTAAAAAATAA
- the psb28 gene encoding photosystem II reaction center protein Psb28, with protein MTANKTAKIQFYEGTNEPVVPEIRLTRSKDGTTGQALFLFEKPQALSSITEGEITGMRMIDSEGEILTREVKVKFVDGEPIFLEAVYIWKNTSDFDRFMRFANSYAKSNGLGYSEKK; from the coding sequence ATGACAGCAAATAAAACTGCAAAAATACAATTTTATGAAGGAACTAATGAACCAGTAGTGCCTGAAATAAGACTGACTAGGAGTAAAGATGGTACTACGGGCCAAGCATTATTTTTGTTCGAAAAACCTCAGGCATTATCTTCAATTACAGAAGGTGAAATCACAGGTATGCGTATGATTGATTCCGAGGGGGAAATACTAACTAGGGAAGTTAAAGTCAAGTTTGTTGATGGAGAACCCATATTTTTAGAAGCAGTTTATATTTGGAAGAACACATCAGACTTTGATAGATTTATGAGATTTGCAAATAGTTATGCCAAATCAAATGGATTAGGATATTCTGAGAAGAAGTAG
- a CDS encoding AI-2E family transporter, whose protein sequence is MSSSSYFKLVVILISSLIIWTLRDFLLLIICSLVISNIVCNLCNQMQKGLKIPRSLSLFLVLTVISVIVFTIFILVLPPFIKEFNEILVDIPNGLSKINILINTNLNKFNSLFYGEQSENVIDIFSLINNVVTIPDASTIAKAIQESFKNLINIAGNLGSGLLKLIFVLAVSLMISIEPKQYKENILLLIPKNYRNKFRNILEKCNIALANWTFSMVISSLSVGLLSLIVLSILDVKYVVSNALIAMVLNIIPNIGPVISGIFPISIALLDNFWKPMAVLGAYVIIQNIESYIIMPSIMKKKTNLLPGLTLISQFGFTFIFGPLGLILSLPLAVVIQVLIKESFKDI, encoded by the coding sequence TTGAGTAGTTCATCATATTTCAAGTTAGTAGTAATTTTAATCTCTTCATTAATAATATGGACTTTAAGAGATTTTCTCCTGTTAATAATTTGTTCTCTAGTAATTTCAAATATTGTATGTAATTTATGTAATCAAATGCAAAAGGGGTTGAAAATTCCCCGATCGCTGTCTTTATTTCTTGTCTTAACTGTTATATCAGTAATTGTATTTACTATTTTTATTCTTGTATTGCCTCCATTTATAAAAGAATTTAATGAAATTTTAGTTGATATTCCAAATGGTTTATCAAAAATAAATATTTTGATTAATACAAATCTGAACAAATTTAATAGCCTATTTTATGGCGAACAATCAGAAAATGTTATAGACATATTCAGTCTTATAAATAATGTAGTTACAATTCCAGATGCCTCAACTATTGCAAAAGCTATTCAAGAAAGTTTTAAGAATTTAATAAATATAGCGGGAAATCTGGGTTCTGGTCTTTTGAAATTAATATTTGTATTAGCAGTGAGTTTGATGATTTCTATTGAACCAAAACAATATAAAGAAAATATACTTCTATTAATTCCAAAAAATTATCGCAACAAATTTAGAAATATTCTGGAAAAATGCAATATTGCATTAGCAAATTGGACCTTTTCTATGGTCATAAGCTCATTATCAGTAGGTCTATTATCACTAATAGTTTTGTCTATATTGGATGTTAAATATGTTGTCTCAAATGCTTTAATAGCAATGGTTCTTAATATAATTCCAAATATAGGTCCAGTTATTAGTGGTATATTTCCAATTTCAATTGCACTATTAGATAATTTTTGGAAGCCAATGGCTGTTTTAGGAGCATATGTAATCATTCAAAATATTGAAAGCTACATAATAATGCCATCTATAATGAAGAAAAAAACAAACTTACTTCCTGGTTTGACATTAATATCACAATTTGGATTTACCTTCATTTTTGGTCCATTAGGCTTAATACTATCTCTTCCATTAGCTGTAGTAATACAGGTTTTAATCAAAGAATCATTTAAAGATATTTAA
- a CDS encoding DUF6439 family protein codes for MTYWDKDTIQLVQSLNDKLKIDHSKWHKDKGNKYKRSAELISAGLCHLIISCNEKETIEYIEESIKWLKEINVDKPCPSKNHLFKAN; via the coding sequence ATGACCTATTGGGATAAAGATACTATTCAGCTAGTCCAAAGTCTTAATGACAAATTAAAGATTGATCATTCTAAATGGCATAAAGATAAAGGAAATAAATATAAACGATCTGCAGAACTAATTTCGGCGGGATTATGCCATTTAATTATTTCTTGTAATGAGAAAGAAACAATTGAGTATATAGAAGAAAGTATTAAATGGTTAAAAGAAATTAACGTAGATAAACCTTGTCCTAGTAAAAATCATCTTTTTAAAGCCAACTGA
- a CDS encoding ATP-binding protein has protein sequence MSLFRGKNNLKKFFKRPKINWSNYEFESSLQLNEFVDQLLEPIKNSQSCYLIKLGLHEALVNAVKHGNKLDPKKNIRVRRIITPNWCVWQIQDQGNGLEIKKRDYKLPKKVSSVNGRGLYIINECFDDIRWSTKGNRLQLALKR, from the coding sequence ATGTCCTTATTCCGGGGCAAAAATAATTTAAAAAAATTTTTTAAAAGACCAAAGATTAACTGGTCAAATTATGAATTCGAATCATCATTACAGTTGAATGAATTTGTCGATCAATTATTAGAACCAATTAAAAATTCTCAATCATGCTATCTTATAAAACTTGGTTTACATGAAGCTCTAGTTAACGCAGTAAAACATGGAAATAAATTAGATCCTAAAAAAAATATTAGAGTAAGAAGAATAATTACTCCTAATTGGTGTGTTTGGCAAATTCAAGATCAAGGTAATGGTTTAGAAATAAAAAAAAGAGACTACAAATTACCAAAAAAAGTAAGTAGTGTAAATGGCCGTGGCCTATATATTATTAACGAATGTTTTGATGATATTAGATGGAGTACTAAAGGTAATAGACTTCAGTTGGCTTTAAAAAGATGA
- a CDS encoding pyruvate dehydrogenase complex E1 component subunit beta: MAGTLLFNALKEAIDEEMANDVNVCVMGEDVGQYGGSYKVTKDLYEKYGELRVLDTPIAENSFTGMAVGAAMTGLRPIVEGMNMGFLLLAFNQISNNMGMLRYTSGGNYKIPAVVRGPGGVGRQLGAEHSQRLEAYFHAVPGIKIVACSTPTNAKGLMKAAIRDDNPVLFFEHVLLYNLSEELPEGDYTCALDQADLVKEGKDITLLTYSRMRHHCFKAVEELEKKGIDVELIDLISLKPFDMETISKSIRKTNKVIIVEECMKTGGIGAELIALITEECFDELDARPIRLSSQDIPTPYNGNLENLTIIQPHQIVEKVEELIGGSI, encoded by the coding sequence GTGGCTGGAACATTATTATTTAATGCTTTGAAAGAGGCAATTGATGAAGAAATGGCAAATGATGTAAATGTTTGCGTTATGGGAGAAGATGTTGGTCAATATGGAGGATCTTATAAGGTAACTAAGGATTTATATGAAAAATATGGAGAGTTAAGAGTCTTAGATACTCCAATTGCAGAGAATAGTTTTACGGGTATGGCTGTCGGTGCAGCAATGACTGGGTTAAGACCAATAGTTGAAGGAATGAATATGGGTTTTTTGCTTTTAGCTTTTAATCAGATATCAAATAATATGGGTATGCTTAGGTATACAAGTGGTGGAAATTATAAGATACCAGCAGTAGTTCGAGGGCCTGGAGGAGTTGGTCGTCAACTTGGAGCTGAACATAGTCAAAGACTTGAAGCATATTTTCATGCAGTTCCTGGTATAAAGATTGTTGCATGCAGTACACCTACAAATGCTAAAGGTTTAATGAAAGCAGCTATAAGAGATGATAATCCTGTTCTATTTTTCGAACATGTTCTTCTTTACAACTTGTCTGAAGAATTACCTGAGGGTGATTATACTTGTGCTTTAGATCAGGCTGACCTTGTAAAAGAAGGTAAAGATATTACTTTATTGACTTATTCAAGAATGAGACATCACTGCTTTAAAGCTGTTGAAGAATTAGAAAAAAAAGGAATAGATGTTGAGTTAATTGATTTAATAAGTTTAAAACCATTTGATATGGAAACCATCTCAAAATCAATAAGAAAAACAAATAAAGTAATTATTGTTGAAGAATGTATGAAGACTGGAGGTATTGGTGCAGAATTAATTGCCTTGATAACAGAAGAGTGTTTCGATGAACTTGATGCCCGACCAATTAGATTATCTAGTCAGGATATTCCAACTCCGTATAATGGAAATCTTGAGAATTTGACAATAATACAACCACATCAAATAGTTGAAAAAGTTGAAGAATTAATTGGTGGGAGTATATAG
- the secF gene encoding protein translocase subunit SecF, whose amino-acid sequence MKYNLELIKNKRKIIGFSTVLILLSILGILYSTFNTSYKKPINLGMDFIGGNELRIERVCEEECSNFSPDSVLEKLREISKNKNVLNNIKLQFQNNNKLISIRTPYLSIEESNNLINNLDNIIGPLNYESKDSRLIGPKLGKRLLTNCVTSLLVSLFAISLYITIRFDKKYALFALLALFHDLVIVFGLFSWLGIILSVEVNSLFAVSLLTIAGYSVNDTVVIFDRIRENLKSNKEGYNETIQLSVNESFRRTTFTSITTLIPLLSIILFGSYSLFWFSLALSLGIIVGSYSSILLAPSFLLKD is encoded by the coding sequence ATGAAATACAATCTTGAACTAATAAAAAATAAAAGAAAGATAATAGGTTTTTCAACTGTTCTTATTTTGTTGAGTATTTTAGGAATTTTATATTCTACTTTTAATACTTCTTATAAAAAACCTATAAATTTAGGGATGGATTTTATTGGAGGAAATGAACTAAGAATAGAGAGAGTTTGTGAAGAAGAATGTTCTAATTTTTCCCCAGATTCAGTTTTAGAAAAGTTAAGAGAGATCTCTAAAAATAAAAACGTTTTAAATAATATTAAATTGCAATTCCAAAATAATAATAAATTAATTTCAATAAGAACCCCTTATTTGAGTATAGAAGAATCAAATAATCTTATTAATAATCTTGATAATATTATTGGGCCTCTTAATTACGAGAGTAAGGATTCAAGATTAATAGGTCCAAAGCTTGGGAAAAGATTACTTACTAATTGTGTTACTTCATTGTTAGTTTCTTTATTTGCAATATCTTTATATATAACAATTAGATTTGATAAAAAATATGCATTATTTGCACTATTAGCTTTATTCCATGATTTAGTAATTGTTTTCGGTTTATTCTCCTGGTTGGGAATTATATTATCTGTCGAGGTAAATAGTTTATTTGCTGTTTCCTTATTAACTATAGCTGGTTATTCTGTAAATGATACTGTTGTTATTTTTGATAGAATTAGAGAGAATTTAAAATCAAATAAAGAAGGCTATAACGAAACTATTCAATTATCAGTAAACGAATCATTTAGGAGAACAACGTTTACAAGTATTACAACCCTTATCCCTTTATTAAGCATAATTTTATTTGGATCTTACTCGCTATTTTGGTTTTCTTTGGCCTTATCATTAGGAATTATAGTAGGAAGTTATTCAAGTATTTTATTGGCACCATCTTTCTTGCTTAAGGACTGA
- a CDS encoding GUN4 domain-containing protein, translating into MNNKEQDNCNNATLDLIKKFVDSNQRKRINTLNQIEFEVENIFNIGPSLFDIFDRDGDDWAAGWILQVLKKFKPEFFENSQFNNWFNTYSDIDINYEDLQLMLVEQAFEEADRLTSSYLRRLAGKLAEKRGYVFYSEVKDMSGKDLETIDRLWTIYSTGRFGFSIQAKILKSVGKKYELMWPKIGWKKEGLWTRYPGAFCWSLDAPDGHMPLINQLRGVRLMDSILRHPAIAERHNNIL; encoded by the coding sequence ATGAATAACAAAGAACAAGATAACTGTAATAATGCTACATTAGATCTGATAAAAAAATTTGTAGATTCCAATCAAAGAAAAAGAATAAATACATTAAATCAAATAGAATTTGAAGTCGAAAATATTTTTAATATTGGCCCTTCACTATTTGATATCTTTGATAGGGATGGAGATGACTGGGCTGCTGGTTGGATATTGCAAGTTTTAAAAAAATTTAAGCCTGAATTCTTTGAAAACTCTCAATTTAATAATTGGTTTAATACATATTCAGATATTGATATTAATTATGAAGATTTGCAATTGATGTTGGTTGAGCAAGCATTTGAAGAGGCAGATAGATTAACAAGTTCCTATTTACGAAGATTGGCTGGAAAATTAGCTGAAAAACGTGGATATGTTTTCTATAGTGAAGTTAAGGATATGTCAGGTAAAGATCTAGAAACAATAGATAGGTTATGGACTATTTATTCTACTGGTAGATTTGGATTCTCAATTCAGGCAAAGATATTAAAATCAGTAGGAAAAAAATATGAGTTAATGTGGCCGAAAATAGGTTGGAAAAAAGAGGGCTTATGGACTAGATATCCTGGAGCTTTTTGCTGGTCATTGGATGCTCCTGATGGACATATGCCTTTAATAAATCAACTAAGAGGAGTAAGACTTATGGACTCTATTCTACGGCACCCTGCTATTGCAGAGAGACATAATAATATTCTTTAA
- a CDS encoding DUF3082 domain-containing protein → MAENNSENIEKNVPEKGPLNFILGSLTSFLLFIFFYFLSNKIAIYFSIHKPSNSSEIVQNISSSINTLIIGLSFLLTFSFAFIGIGLFIVFIRSFFLKKS, encoded by the coding sequence GTGGCTGAAAATAATAGTGAGAATATTGAAAAAAATGTTCCCGAAAAAGGACCATTAAATTTTATTCTTGGATCATTAACTAGTTTTTTATTATTTATATTTTTTTATTTTTTAAGTAATAAAATTGCAATTTATTTTTCAATACATAAACCATCTAATTCTTCTGAAATAGTCCAAAATATTTCTTCTAGTATCAATACCTTAATAATTGGATTATCTTTTTTGCTAACTTTTTCTTTTGCTTTTATAGGTATTGGACTTTTTATTGTATTTATTCGCAGTTTTTTTCTGAAGAAAAGTTGA
- the ispE gene encoding 4-(cytidine 5'-diphospho)-2-C-methyl-D-erythritol kinase — MQDSAKKKIVIKSPAKINLHLEVIGKREDGFHELAMIMQNIDLSDYLEFQINNESLIKLESDCNDLSLSSDNLIIKSANLLRKQSNIDFGANIFLRKNIPIGAGLAGGSSNAAATLIGLNKLWSLNLDQETLCSLASTLGSDIPFFIKGGVQLCFGRGEILEELDSNFEYGVILLKNPNVSVSTAETYKKYSNKFCDQFLTNRVMIENIRKNLRDNGLKNLNFDNQHLTIKNDLQLVVENDNDSVKQALYLLSKLENCLTFSMSGSGPTCFALFKDVNTAKKELATNYKLFKDKGYDSWVCSFLEKGISFI, encoded by the coding sequence ATGCAAGATTCAGCTAAAAAGAAAATTGTTATAAAATCTCCTGCCAAAATAAATTTGCACCTTGAAGTTATTGGTAAAAGAGAGGATGGATTCCATGAGTTAGCGATGATAATGCAAAATATTGATCTTTCTGATTATTTGGAATTTCAAATAAATAATGAAAGTTTAATTAAACTTGAATCTGATTGTAATGATTTAAGCTTATCTAGTGATAACTTAATTATTAAATCGGCAAATCTATTAAGGAAACAATCAAATATAGATTTCGGTGCGAATATATTTTTAAGAAAAAATATTCCAATTGGTGCAGGATTAGCTGGAGGATCCAGTAATGCAGCAGCAACATTAATTGGTCTTAATAAGTTATGGAGTTTGAATTTAGATCAAGAAACATTATGTTCATTAGCATCAACTTTAGGATCTGATATTCCCTTTTTTATAAAAGGTGGTGTTCAATTATGTTTTGGAAGAGGCGAAATTTTGGAGGAATTAGATTCAAACTTTGAATATGGAGTAATTCTTTTAAAAAATCCAAATGTATCAGTATCTACTGCTGAAACTTATAAAAAATATAGTAATAAATTTTGTGATCAATTTCTTACTAATAGAGTAATGATTGAGAACATAAGAAAAAATTTAAGAGATAATGGTTTAAAAAACTTAAATTTTGATAATCAACATTTAACTATAAAAAATGATTTGCAATTAGTTGTTGAGAATGATAATGATTCTGTAAAACAGGCATTATATTTACTTTCTAAATTAGAGAATTGTCTGACATTTTCAATGAGTGGATCAGGTCCTACTTGCTTTGCACTCTTTAAAGATGTAAATACTGCTAAAAAAGAATTAGCGACAAATTATAAATTATTTAAAGATAAAGGTTATGATTCATGGGTTTGCTCTTTCCTTGAAAAGGGAATATCATTCATTTAA
- a CDS encoding class I SAM-dependent methyltransferase, producing the protein MARESISKIAYKTLQQSKSIAGFAHKQISSRLMNFILPDSKLENFDIDRDLLMQIQNSMDILREEDWNDAEKNIYPKKLLFDEPWLRYITQYPKIWLDMPNTWDRRRKQNFDDLPKSIDKDNYPQYYLRNFHHQTDGYLSDFSASIYDLQVEILFNGSADSMRRRIIKPIKEGLEIFSDRKKSSIKILDVATGSGRTLKQLRAAFPKEKITGIDLSDSYLKEASRFISDLDGDLIELIKGNAEELPFENDSFQCISCVYLFHELPRTIRSKVLNEFFRVLEPGGILVLADSIQISDSPDFTSVMENFYKSFHEPFYCDYIKEDIDSKIEEVGFKDVKSNSFFMTKVWSAIK; encoded by the coding sequence ATGGCTAGGGAATCAATTTCAAAAATTGCATATAAAACGCTACAACAAAGTAAAAGCATTGCAGGTTTCGCTCACAAGCAGATCAGTTCAAGATTAATGAATTTTATTCTTCCCGATTCAAAGCTTGAAAATTTTGATATAGATAGAGATCTTCTAATGCAAATCCAAAATTCAATGGATATCTTAAGAGAAGAAGATTGGAATGATGCAGAAAAAAATATATATCCAAAAAAATTATTGTTTGACGAACCATGGCTTAGATATATAACTCAATATCCTAAAATTTGGCTCGATATGCCTAATACATGGGATAGACGCAGAAAACAAAACTTTGATGATCTTCCAAAATCAATTGATAAAGATAATTATCCTCAATATTACTTGAGAAATTTTCATCATCAAACAGATGGTTATTTATCAGATTTTTCAGCTAGCATTTATGACCTACAAGTAGAGATACTTTTCAATGGAAGTGCTGACTCAATGAGGAGAAGAATAATTAAGCCAATAAAAGAAGGACTTGAAATTTTTAGCGATAGAAAAAAAAGTTCCATAAAAATACTTGATGTGGCTACAGGATCAGGAAGAACATTAAAACAACTAAGAGCCGCATTTCCTAAAGAAAAAATTACAGGAATTGATTTATCTGATTCATACTTAAAAGAGGCAAGTAGATTTATTTCAGATTTAGATGGGGATTTAATTGAGTTAATAAAAGGTAATGCTGAAGAATTACCTTTTGAAAATGATAGTTTTCAATGCATTTCTTGTGTTTACTTATTTCATGAATTACCTAGAACAATTAGATCTAAAGTATTAAATGAATTTTTTAGAGTTCTTGAACCTGGGGGGATATTAGTATTAGCTGATTCAATTCAAATAAGTGATTCACCTGACTTTACATCCGTAATGGAAAACTTCTATAAATCTTTTCATGAGCCCTTTTATTGTGATTACATAAAAGAGGATATAGATTCTAAAATAGAGGAAGTAGGGTTTAAAGATGTAAAATCAAATTCCTTTTTTATGACCAAAGTATGGTCTGCTATAAAATAA
- the mnmH gene encoding tRNA 2-selenouridine(34) synthase MnmH, producing MYFKRKQLEKFRSFKGPLIDVRSPSEYYKGHLPNSINIPLFDNDERSIIGTIYKKEGRKKAVIKGLKFFEKKMELLLDNLFISIDSYKTIPNKNNESLIRIYCSRGGMRSQSIAWLLEKFKLNPVTLDGGYKIYRRWVLDSFSKKLNIVVIGGKTGTGKTRLLSLLEKYKYQTIDLEAFACHRGSTFGGLGMKEQPSNEQFENTIAEKLNTFKCSNNIFVEAESANIGKCKIPHEFFNQMKNSRRIEILRSKSNRLDELINTYSIFKKEELKESVLRIKKRLGPQRTKIALESINNEKWDLVCRSVLDYYDKCYEFEKVGKTNIKLLDLTDKKYDESILELINNVL from the coding sequence ATGTATTTCAAAAGAAAACAACTAGAGAAATTTAGAAGTTTTAAAGGACCACTTATAGATGTTAGGAGCCCGAGTGAATATTATAAAGGACACCTGCCTAATTCTATTAACATTCCACTATTTGATAATGATGAGAGATCTATAATTGGCACGATTTATAAAAAAGAAGGAAGAAAAAAAGCAGTCATAAAAGGATTAAAATTTTTTGAAAAAAAAATGGAATTACTTCTTGATAATTTATTTATAAGTATTGATTCTTATAAAACTATTCCTAATAAAAATAATGAATCTCTTATCAGAATATATTGCTCTAGAGGAGGAATGCGTTCACAAAGTATTGCATGGTTATTAGAAAAATTTAAATTAAATCCTGTTACACTTGATGGAGGATACAAAATATATAGAAGATGGGTATTAGATAGTTTCTCAAAAAAATTGAATATAGTAGTTATAGGCGGAAAAACAGGAACAGGGAAGACAAGATTATTATCATTACTAGAGAAATATAAATATCAAACTATTGATCTTGAAGCATTTGCTTGTCATAGAGGCAGTACATTTGGAGGTTTAGGAATGAAAGAACAACCTTCAAATGAACAATTTGAAAATACAATAGCAGAAAAATTAAATACTTTTAAATGTTCTAATAATATTTTTGTAGAAGCTGAAAGTGCAAATATAGGTAAATGCAAAATTCCTCATGAATTCTTCAATCAGATGAAAAATTCAAGAAGAATTGAAATTTTAAGGAGCAAATCTAACAGGTTAGATGAGTTGATAAATACTTATAGTATTTTTAAGAAAGAGGAACTCAAAGAATCTGTATTAAGGATAAAAAAAAGATTAGGACCGCAAAGAACAAAAATAGCTCTTGAATCAATTAACAATGAGAAATGGGACTTAGTTTGCAGATCAGTTCTAGATTATTACGATAAGTGTTATGAATTTGAAAAGGTTGGCAAAACAAATATTAAGTTATTAGATTTAACTGACAAAAAATATGATGAAAGCATTCTAGAGTTAATAAATAATGTTTTATAA